Sequence from the Amaranthus tricolor cultivar Red isolate AtriRed21 chromosome 1, ASM2621246v1, whole genome shotgun sequence genome:
CATAGACAAAGATAATTTGCAGCTTACAGATGTTGGTGTACTTATAGGCTTAGGTTTCTCCATCCCAAAACGAGACAAAATCTTTTCGATGTAACTTTTCTGAGTCAAGAAAAGCTTACCCCTAGCTCGATCTCTATAGATCTCCATACCTAAAATCTTTTTAGCtggacccaaatctttcatgtcaaattccgaGCTAAGCAACTCTTTAAGTCTAGCAACATCGAATTTATTCTTTGTGgcaacaagcatgtcatcaacatataacaacagAAAAATCATGGAACTGTTATCTTACTTACTATGATACACACAGCAATCATACGAGTTCCTATCAAAGCAATgcgaaaccataaaagaatcaaacctcttgtaccactgCCGAGGGGATTGCTTAAGTCCATACAATGACTTTAGCAATCTGCATGCATAGTGCTCTTTCCCTGGAATTTCGTATCCCTCGGGCtgcttcatcaaaatctcctcCTCCAAATCACCATGGAGGAAAGTCGTCTTAACATCCAGCTGCTCCAGCTCAAGGTCATAATGTGCTACAATTGACAATAGCACACGAATAGAAGTATGTCGAACCACCGGTGAGAATATCTCCACAAAGTCAACCCCTTCTACCTGACTGAACCCCTTTGCAACTAGCCTAGCCTTAAATCGTACTTTCTCAGATTCAGATGacccttctttcttcttaaaaatCCACTTGCACCCTACAAGCTTCCTCCCCTCTGGTACCTTCACAAGTTCCCACACTCTGTTCTTATAAAGAGACTACATCTCTTCACCCATTGTAGCACGCCATTGCGCCGACTCACTACTACTAATTGCTTGTTTATACGTGGCAGGTTCATATGACTCTACATCATCAGCTacactcaatgcataacctgctaaattctcaacaaagcaaTTTCTTCCTTCCATCTCTTCAATCAACCTAACAGGCTTCTTGATAACTCGTCTAGGTCTCTCAAGAATGGTGTCAGATTGACTAGATGACCCCTGATTAGACTGCTCCACCTCCTCTTAGAGTTAGGAGAAGATGGAACAACCTTAGGTTCAGGAGTACTCGGCACTAGAACCTCAGCATCATCATCGATAAACTGTACTCGAGGTAAATTAGCAATGGATGACTGATGTACCTCAAGCACCCTATCTGTCTGTAGTATGTTCTCCTCTTCCTTCCCCATATTAGAAGACTTCGAGCTCTTCTAGGAATACATGTTGCTCTTATCAAAAGTGATATTCCTACTAAGAATGACCCGACCCTTCGAAGGTGAATAGATCCTAAACCCCTTCACACCATCATCGTACCCAACAAAACACTTCGTCTTGGCTCGTGGATCCAGCTTACCCtcactaacatgataataagcaacacagccaaaaatcttcaaattagAGAAACTAGGCAACCTACCACTCTAGATCTCAAATGGGATTTTGAATTCAATTCCCGAATAAGGACCTCTATTGATGATATAACAAGCTGTCATCACAGCTTTACTCCAATACCTCCTCCCAAGCCCTGCATTAGAGAGCATGCATCGAACCTCTTAAGCAGTGTCTGATTAACCCGCTCTGCAACACCGTTCTGCTGTGGTGTCATCCTGACGGTATGATCccgaccaataccctcatctgCACAGAACTGATTAAACTCCTCTTTGTAAAACTCTAGCCCATTGTCTGTTTGTAGGTTCTTAATCTTTCTACCCTGTCTATTCTCCACCAAAGCTTTCCATTGCTTAAAAGCTTTGAAGGCCTCATCCTTTGACTTAAGCAACCCAAGCAATGTGTATCGGGACTTGTCATCTACAAATGACACAAAGTAGTGAAAACCTCCCATACCTTCAACCCTAGATGAACCTCAGCAATCTGAATGGATATAATCGAGCAATCATCAGTAATGTGAGCACCCTTGCTGAACTTTGACATGTGTTTCTTCCTAAAGACACAATGCTCACAAAATTCAAGGTTGGCAACCTTGATCTCGGATTGTAGACCCTTCTTAGACAATTGTTGCATCCCCTTCTCTCGCATATGATCAAGCCTCATGTGCCAAATCTTGGTCATCTTCTGGTGAGACATCGATGCGCAAATCGCAGAATTAGACAGTGTGACACCCTCAAAGACATAaagggtgttcctcttgatactCTTATGTACCAGCTCCGAACCTCGATAAATGGGCAGCTCCCCATCCGAAAACACTCCGTTGTACCCCAAATCATCCAAGGTACCTAATGAAATCAGATTCTTCTCCAAAGCAGGGACATGCCGCACCCTAGTCAATGTCAACTTTCGCCCATCACTAGTCCTCAATCTCATGGACCCAATACCGGTAATCTTACAAGGTGCAttgttacctacaataactttaCCCCCATTGCTAGACTCATATGTGTCAAACCAGTCTCGACAcggactcatatggaacgaacacCCCGAATCTAGAACCCAATCATTAGAAAGATCCTTAGAGTTAGCAGAACTCACTAATGCCAAGTCTTCCTCTGAATTATAGTTCTCCTTCGGTTTTTCTTCAACTACAGCAGCTTGGGACTTGCCCTTCCTCATCGGACAATTAGCCCTAAAATGACCCGGTTCCTTACAGTAATAACAGGTCTTCCCCGCAGTCCTACCAGATCCCTCATTGCCGTTTCCAGCACCCGACCCAGTATAGTTGCCCTTGTTAACCCCCTTCTTCCTTTTAGATTTCTCGGACTTAACAAACAACCCACTGCCACTCCCCGTTGTCACCTATAGCTTTCTGACGAAGTTCGCTAGTATGAAGTGCTGCCTTCATTTCTTCTAGGGTCAGAGAGTCTTTATCAACAACAAAAGACTCAACAAAATCCTCATAGCTAGACGGAAGAGACACAAGTAAAATCAACgcagcatcctcatcatctattttGACATCTAAGTTACGCAAATCCAGTAAACTagagttaagtttttcaagatgTTCCCGTAAGGGAGTACCTGACTGCATTCGGAGGCTGAACAACCGCTGCTTCAGCGATAATTTGTTGGTCAGTGACTTAGTCATATACAATGACTCCAATTTCATCCATAATTCCGTAACTGTAGCCTGATCAGCGAactccgtgatgatatgatcatccaaacatagaaaaatggtagaatgaaccttttcctccattactgcTAATTGCCCGTCAGTTAATCCGTCTTCTGACCCCGCAGTAGTAGTCTTTGGAGCCACCGGACGCCAGATTTGCTGCTGTTTCAACAGAGCCTTCATCTTTTGCCATAGCACGAAGCTATTTTCCCGGTAAATTTCTTGattcttattgtagaatctccagCCATTGTTTCACTCAAAAACTCTCTAAGGACTTAAACCTGAGCTCTTGATgtcaattgttgtgcgacagcggaagcaaggttgatgaacaataatgaaacaataagaaatttaatgcaaacaataagaaaatgacacaagagatttaacgtggtttactatcaatgtgatagctacgtccaccggcaccgagaatgaataatttcactatgatcgtaaagaatttacaagatgaattacaatcacactCCCAAATTATAATGGCTCttttgtgatctctctcaatttgtaaatcataatgTATTGACCCTAAAATGagagtttatatactaattcccaataaaaggaagttattacataataaacacaaagtaaccTGCCCAAAAGACACCTCCCGTGAAAATAAACCGCCATTTCGCGAGCCGTgtacaactacgcgagccgcgaaatgAAGACAGAACGCACTCCGCGCCCTGCGGACCTGGATAGCATCCCCTCCGCCTTGCGGACTCACACTGCAGCTCTTTCATGACTCTTCTCTTGATTCATGTGCTTCACCACTCAATGGTGCTACTAGTTGGAGTCACCATACTCAACAACATGGGTGTTTTCTGCTTGGAATGCCAAAGgcaattataatttttcctgAATGTCATAAAAAGCCACTTATAACCATTTTCTCGGTCGTAAGGATCCGAGTTGACATATACCTGAACTTACATAACCAAATTCTATTTTACTCgctttaaaaatagatttacaaTAATGTAAAAACCAACGTGGACACAAGACTTATTTTTTGCCCAATTCGAAACACCTGACCTGAAACCATTCCATGATTGGAATGAACACATCTAAGGAGTACCGATGATTCATGCAAATGCTGAGGAAATGGTAGAGAATGATTCTTTCAATGTTTCATTCATTCTATCAAGCAAGAGGAGGAAACTGTGTAATATATACAAGGAAAAGCACCAAACCTTGACCAATACCAAGAGGAAACATGCCCATTTTACTAGAAGACAAAATCATAAAGCGTAACAAAAATATACATGGAAAGGATCCTAAAAAGGGTGTCAAGACCAGAAGACAATAAGAAAGGGACCATAGGCTTCGAGAGCAAGGCAccaaaaaatacacaaaataaaaGAGCATGAAGAGGGAATATTCCTCAATACTCCCCCTCAAACTTGGAGTGGAGTGTTAGAGTGAACTCCAAGCTTAATATGAAGATGATTGTGCTGATTGACTGAGAGCTGTTTGATAAAGATAACTGCAATTTGTTGCTTCAAGGGAATGTATGTCTTCTTGATGGCACCAGTGGATTGCTTTCCCTCCTGAAATGAGAAATGACTATCCAAGTCCACATCCTTGATTCGCTCATGGTGCACAGGGTTAGCAACATTAGAGAGTTCAACCTTATTATCAAATCAAATAAGTCTAGGACCCAATGTTCATAAGCCTAGGTCTTTTAAGAGTTTCCTTAACCACAAAACTTCACGTAGTAGTAAGAGCAAGAGCTCGATACTCAGCTTTTGCAGATGAGCAAGCAACTCACAGACTGTTTCTTGGACTTCCAGGAGATAGGAGAAGATCTAGGCAGATTGCAAAAACTAGTGGTGCTTTTCCAAGTGAAAGGACAACCTCTCGAGTCACTATCACAATATGCTGCTAGAGTCGGTGATGTATTTGAGGCAAGAAGGATatgtgctttatttttcttgaggTGCTTCAAGAGCTGTTTTGCCGCCCGCGGTGGTTGGCTTGTGCATGAACTCACTGTAAGTGATTTGGGCGAGTGATTGTGACATATATTAGCTAGCCAATGGGCTGAGCTAGAAGAGGGTCTCCTTTGTTAGTTTTAAGCTTGATGTTGGAGTCTAGGGGTAGTTTTAGAGGTTTGGATGTAGACTTGTGGCATTCTTGCACAAGGTCAGTGAGATATTGATATTTATGCGGAGAGAGGAATATTCCTGTTGCATTGTGATCGATCTCTAGCCCCAAGAAATATCTTAGAATCCCCAAATTATTTATATGAAGCCTAGAGGAGAGAAATTGCTTGGTTTTTTGGATGACGAGTGAATCACTACTAGCAAGAATAAGGTCATCAACATAGATAAGCAACAGTATATGTGAATGAGTTGTGTGGTTGTAGAAGAGAGAGTAATCATTTTTGGATCGGGTGTGGCCAAATGATTTGAGGGCAAGAAAAAGTTTGGAGAACCACTTTCTTGGTGCTTGTTTGAGGCCATACAAGGTTTTTTGAGTTTGCATACTTTAAAGGTTTGAGGATTGTTGTCTGGTTCATGGGCAAAAATAGGAATGCCTGACCCAATATAACTAGTAGGGGTTTTTGTGTAGACGGTTTCATCAATTTCTCCATGGAGGAAGGCATTTTTAATATCCATTTATGACAATTCCCATATACTGATTGTTGCAATGGCAAGGAGAGGTATGATGGTGGTGAGTTTAGCAACTGAGGCAAATGTCTCTTTATAATCAATGTCTTGAGTTTGTCTGTTTCCTTTCAATGCTCCCATCCGGTTGGTACTTGGTTTCAAACAACCGTTTAGTACCAATAGGCTTTTAACCAGCTGGAAGGTTGGTTATTTCCCATTTCTGATTTCGAGCAGTGAGGCAGGCTTTTCATTCATAGCTATAATCCAATGAGGATATGCAATAGCTTCTTTGAACATTTGAGAATCTCGATTATGATGAAGGTTAATCATAAAATTGGAGAATTGAGGGTTGACAGAGGTAAGAATCTTGTTATTTATTTGGTAGGCTGTTTTGGACAGATTTGTAATTGTGTTTGTTGGGCTAGGCGGTGAGTCTGTGATGTAATCTTGTAGCCAAGTTGGAAGTTGAGGGGGCCTATTAAATTTTCTTTGGGTTTGAGAAGGAAAGGTTTTAATTTGTGGCTGGGAGGGTAAAGTTGTTGGTGATGCAATTGATGTTGTAGATAATGGTGGGAAAATAGGTGAGTTTGCGGGTGAggcttcttcatcatcatatagTTGGATGAGTGATTTTGTGTTCTTGAGAGGGAGGAATGAGTTGATAAGAGTTCGTTGGAGAGAGTGTATGGGAATATATGTTCATAGAACTTCGCATCCTTAGAAGTAAAGACTTGATTGGTGAAAAGGTTGAGgaatttataagcttttttgtgAGAAGGATATCCAAGAAAGATGCATGGCGCTCCCTGGGGCTTAGTTTATCTATGTTGGTTTGAGGATTGTAAGCAAGACTAAAGCAACCAAAGGTTTTCATAGTGTTGTGGTTTGGACGTTTGTGGTGTAAGGTTTCAAAAGGTGTTTTATTGGCTAGGATTGGGGTaggtaagttttatttatttttttatttttttattttttttatatgatatagGCATGTGTAAGAACACAATCTCTCCAAAAAGTTTTTTGGAAATCTTGTTTGAAACCTGAGGCACCTAGTCATCTCGAACACATTTTTGTGCTTCCTCTTAACCCTTTCATTTTGCTAAGGCCTATCCGCCAAGATGTTTGGTGACAACGCCATAATCTGTAAGGAGTGTTTTGCATTGATCATTCCTAAACTCGAGGCATTATCTGATCTCACCATATTCACATGCATTCCAAACTAAGTGTGAgtaattttcacaaaattctGCGGTGCTTGAAATGCATATAACTTGTGTCTATAAAGAGTTACCCAAGTTGTTCTTATATTGTCATCTACAACTATTTGGAAAAAACTATACATCCCCTTTGTTTCCACTCAGCAGGGgctcatatatttatatacaagaGTTTAAAGGGATAGGTAGCATGTGACGTACTGATAGGGTATGGTTGTTTGGTCATTTTGCTCATTGGACATATCAAGCAAGTATTCTATGTACCATCTTGCTTTACACAACCTATCTGTTTCAACTTTTTTAATGGAGCATGCCCAAGTCATTATGCCATAGGGTATTGTTACTGAGAGTGTGTTGCTGCACCACACCATTTTCTATTTTCAAAGATTGTACTGTAGAAAATTGTCTTGAGATTTCACTCAACGTTTTGATGGTGACATTAATTTTTCCATCAAGGAGATAGTACAACGCATCTTTGCTTTCTCCTAACCCCCTTATTTTTTGAGTCACGTTATCTTGAATCACACAATAGCcatcataaaaatttactttacatttatcatttttagcCAAATTACTCAGAGAGTAAGTTTACTCGCAAAGAGTAAGTTATGCTTAAACTccagaaaaattgaaaaatcactCAAACACATCCTAGTTTGAAGAGCAACATTCCCAAATGTAGAaatatttgatgttttttaATATCGGACGTTGATTTTAGTTCCTTGTCTACATTTACAACATTCACCATTCTATTTACCTTACCACACATATGGTCCAAGGCTCTTGAATCTATGATCCATTTCGGATTTTTAGCATAAACATTATAACATGTCATCATAGCATTGTAAAACTCAGCATTTGTCTCTGtggttgtttgtttgccacCATTTGAGCCTCCTGGAAGATTCTTTAGGAGGTGCTCTAGTTGTTGTACTATGATTCCTGATGCATTTAGAGATTCACTATCACCTTGGGGATTTACTGCTGCTTTGTTTGGAACATATCTTCTGTTCCTTCCCTAGTTATTGAAGGATTGATTGCTTCTCTTGCTGGTAGTGAACCCTATTCCTCCTCCGCTTCCTTTGAATGGTTTCTTGTGTATGGGATGCCATTTAGGGTATCCAATAACTGACCAACATCTCTCATTTGTGTGCCCTTTTACACCACGTGCTGAGCACACCTCAACATCATTTAATCATCTGCTGAAGACTCCAATGTTTGTTGCTGTTGATCATTTAATACACTACTTTAAGCAACTTCAACAGTAGGAAGAGTAGGCATCATTAACAATAGCGGTCCATAAATTTCATCCACACCATTCGGAAACTGAAACAACTTTTTCTCCTCTATCCGGTGAATATGATTTGAGGGAGTGGGTTCAAGGATTCTAGTTCTTCCCATTTTCTTCTTATTATCATATAATACTCAATGATGCTTATACCAACTTGTCTACTTTATCTCTCACTAGTGTCCCTTTTATGAAacctatctttttttttaaagatagaGGTATTTCCAATGACCTTTTCCATCTACTATAATTACTGATTCCTTCAAGGTTTTCTACACTTACAATGTTTTGACCATTAGATGCATGAAGATAAAAGAGGGTTTTGagggtttatttattttttccatcAAGAAAGTTagaaagaaaggaagaaagtagagaaaagaaATGGATGAGAGAAGAGGGGAAGAGATGAACTTTTTAGGGTTAAAAATTTCAAAGTTGCTGCAATTTACATCAATGGCTTCGATACCATAATAATTTACGCAAATGTAGAGGAAATGGTATTCATTAATTCTATCAAGCAAGAGGCGGCAGTTGTGCAATATATACAAGGGGAAGGACAAAACCTTAACCACTAACAAGAGGACTCATGTTCCTTTTACTAGAAGACAAAAGCATAAAGCATAATGCATAGCAGAAATGTACATGGAAAGGATCCTAGGGAAGGTGTCAAAACTAGAAGACAATAAGAAGGGGACCTTAGGCTTGGAAATCAACGCACCAAAAATACACAGAATAAGAGAGCATGAAGAAGGACTATTACTTAATAAGTACCTTATACTATACTTATACTATTAGAACTTGTTAGGATCCCTTTGCTAAGTCAgggtttttgaatttgaaatttatgtTGCTTGTAATCTTTTGATATGGTTATATCAAGTTTgcttattaactttttattgaaAGTGAAAACCATACCCTTCAGAAAGGTGATGGAAAAATGATCTAATTTTGGGTACGCAACCAAGCTACTATTATTATGTGTCCTACATTATCCTTTTGGGTCACTGAGACCAGTAGGAGAACGAAATATTTTTTCTGTGTACCATCACTCATTTATTGTTGCTTGACTTGATTTTTCTTCTGAATGTCCAAGGATGGAAGAAATTGGATTCCACACACCAGCAGAGGTGCAGCAACAAGGTCTTCCAGTACTTTTTTCCGGATGTGATTGTGTGCTGCATGCTCAGGTCACTATTTAGCCTTGTCATATCTTCAATTCGATATCAATCTTGACAATCTACTTCACTTTTATTGCCGGGGAAGTGGCTTAGTGATATAATTATcgattttacaaaatattgatATCATGTATTCTGATACTGATATTATTGACTTCCATTAATTACTTCAAACTATATTCATATCATAATTGTATAAACTCACATATTGAAAGTAAGTTTCATTTCTTATGGATTATGTTACAAGCACAGTTAAGATAGAAGGCCGTGGAAACTAATAGATTTGCTCTTGTTATGGCCATAATTACAAACAAAATATCGCTATTTTTAATATTCTATCACTAGACTGTTTCTATAAGTTATTAAGCAGCAGAGATGTTATTGTGAGGTGTACCGTGTACTGTGTACCGTGTACCTATAACCAGATCTATGTTGGGAGTTTTATATTAAGAACAAAGCTAAGATAACCTATTTTATGTGTCTAAAATATTACCCTcgtttttattttgtaatttcaaTGATGCTCTAGAAAATCTCTCACATAAAGGGAATTTTTCCCTTAACCTTGCAGTAActgttgaatttcttcaaccaGCAAGTAGTTATCATCTTCGTTACAgaaaattcatatatttatcTGTTGATATTTAGATCAATTATCTTAATATCTtctattcaaaaaacaaaaaaaaacttaatatctTTGTTTGTCTCTAGACAGGCTCTGGGAAGACCTTGACATATCTACTTTTAGTATATTCAACAATCAATACCCAAAAAGCTTCTGTTCAAGCATTAATTGTGGTGCCAACAAGGGAACTTGGTATGCAAGTAAGAAGTTTTTTACGCTTACTCTTTTGTTACACAATATCTGTTTGTCCAAGAAGAGGAAGTAGATGTGGTTTCATGATGATGTTTACCTACCTATTCCTTTTGGGCTTTGCTGATTTTGCTTTTTGTTGATAATTAAGGTTACAAAAGTTGCACGAATGTTGGCAGCAAAGCCCACAGATAATGGATCAGAGCAGCAGAAATCATGCACGGTCATGGCCCTATTAGATGGAGGAATGTTGAAAAGGCACAGAATGTGGCTAAAGGTTCTATCCACATTTTTGGTTAACCATTTTACATTTGAGCATAACAGAAAAATTTTTCATTGACGTATTTCTATTAAGCATTGGTATATATTGAATGGTGGTATTCAGTTTTGTGACTTGATTTTTCAATTGTATGTTTACTTCctacaacaaaaaaaacattatgtATATGGTTTGGTAGCAAAAGGTCTTATATCTTTCTGTATTTTAGGCAGATCCTCCAATCATTGTGGTGGCTACTGTGACAAGTTTGTGTCAAATGCTTGAGAAACATGCTTTAGATCTTGGCGCAATGAGAGTTCTCGTAATTGATGAggtaattgattttttaaaaatttattcttCCCTCTTTTGCACAGGTCTGGAACTCAGtggatgatattttttttaacttctaTAACCTGTAGTTTTTTAATCTAGGCTTGTGGAAATAATCAGTTGCCACTTGCCATTACCATAATTACATTCTTCTGAGTTCCCAAAAAATTAATGCCTTGTTTTAGTTGTCAACTAGTCATAAACTGCAGGAAGCTTATCGGGACTGTTGATTACTGATTATCACATTTAATGAGCTGCCATAATGAAGTTTGGAATTGAACTATTGATTCCACCATATATTTCAATAATGCATTTGCTGTAGTCTTCTGGCGATACATTAATTAGTTTGACAGTATTTGGACATCCATGATTGATACCATTGTTGGACCAGCCTACCTTATTTTGAATCACTTCAACCCCCTAGTGGTACGTATAAAACAGTGATGTTCTCATGCATTAAAATGCAGCAATACTTTAATGCTacaattttcttatatattgTAACGTGATTGAGAATGCTTTCTGCTTATTTCAGTTGTTGAATTGTTTTTTATCTTCCAAATAgttgcttatatatatatatacatatatatattatctcaGGTTGACTTCATGTTTAATTCCGCCAGACAAGTTAGTTCCCTGCGAAAATTGCTAACATCTTATTCATCATGTCAATCTCGCCAAACTGTATTTGCCAGTGCATCGATTCCTCAGCATAGGCACTTTCTGCATGAGTGTGTACAGCAGAAATGGACCAAAGTATGCAAATCTAGTTTCTGTAATCCATGTGAATTACTCTAGATTTACACTCTTCTGATTTAAAAATTGATCTAACAGCTACAGTTAACGTATCTCCTTTTTCGGGTTTTTCTTGTAAGCAGAGCAATGTTGTCCATGTCCATGTTAATCCAGTTGAACCGATGCCTGCACGCCTGCATCATAGATTTATGGTAATGACAAACATTTTCTTTTGTGTTCTCCGTGGGATAAGCAGAATGGAATACAGTTAATTAATGTGGTGATAGTTTAGTCATTTGTTCAACTAAGCTGTGTGGTGCTTCACTGCTTCTATTGTGATAATAGCCAATAATGTGATGATCAATAGTCTGAAATTTCATGGAGGGATGCAACTTTCATAAAAGATATGtggtagagtatataacatacgcTAGGGCCTCAAGCA
This genomic interval carries:
- the LOC130816183 gene encoding DEAD-box ATP-dependent RNA helicase 58, chloroplastic-like isoform X4 — protein: MKQHFVNCVKVMYLTTSSKGSGKTLTYLLLVYSTINTQKASVQALIVVPTRELGMQVTKVARMLAAKPTDNGSEQQKSCTVMALLDGGMLKRHRMWLKADPPIIVVATVTSLCQMLEKHALDLGAMRVLVIDEVDFMFNSARQVSSLRKLLTSYSSCQSRQTVFASASIPQHRHFLHECVQQKWTKSNVVHVHVNPVEPMPARLHHRFMICSRNQKFQAILSLLQLDKPDSAILFVNEQSEKSKRAGDTPTTTLLIDFLKSSCEGFSDIALLEEDQNFNSRAASLLEVRKKRRYLLVSTDLAARGVDLAETTHIYNIDLPKSAVHYLHRAGRTGRKPFSEDKCFVTSLIVREEQFVLKRFQHELKFQCEELFL
- the LOC130816183 gene encoding DEAD-box ATP-dependent RNA helicase 58, chloroplastic-like isoform X3 — translated: MEEIGFHTPAEVQQQGLPVLFSGCDCVLHAQTGSGKTLTYLLLVYSTINTQKASVQALIVVPTRELGMQVTKVARMLAAKPTDNGSEQQKSCTVMALLDGGMLKRHRMWLKADPPIIVVATVTSLCQMLEKHALDLGAMRVLVIDEVDFMFNSARQVSSLRKLLTSYSSCQSRQTVFASASIPQHRHFLHECVQQKWTKSNVVHVHVNPVEPMPARLHHRFMICSRNQKFQAILSLLQLDKPDSAILFVNEQSEKSKRAGDTPTTTLLIDFLKSSCEGFSDIALLEEDQNFNSRAASLLEVRKKRRYLLVSTDLAARGVDLAETTHIYNIDLPKSAVHYLHRAGRTGRKPFSEDKCFVTSLIVREEQFVLKRFQHELKFQCEELFL